The Nicotiana tomentosiformis chromosome 2, ASM39032v3, whole genome shotgun sequence genome includes the window CAGAATCATTTACTAGAAGCAGCTGTATTGCAATTATCCTTCTACGTTCTCTGACAGGCATAATGGAGGCTAAATAGTGGAGTTTCACATTTATACAGTTTCACATAATGTGGTAGCAGCAAGCATTCTCTACACGAATCTAACAGTTACAAAAGCTTTAGTCCTGGATATTTTATCCAAGAAAAGTTTTGTCTACACCTAATGAGTATAATATGCATCTTGAAGCTCACGCTTCACGCTATTATGGTATACAGTTGGGTTGGGAAACCACCTCCAAGCAAGTTCCAGCTTCACGCTATTATGGTATACAGTTGCAGGCGCTTGATATATAATCTTGATATCTTTTCTATACAGTGTATGTATTTTCTGCAAAATGGAGAAATTAAGCTGCTGAGCATTCTTCTCTCTCCAGACACAAGGAGGATAACTCAACAGTTGACTATATCATTTGGTATCACTTTTGTAGTTAACCAAGTAAATTGCAGCCACTGTGACAAATGCTCCACCTAGTTGCACGGGTGTGAATGTCTCATCTAGATATAGGAACCTGTATCGGAGTTGAACAAATTAGGCAGATCCAGATAGCAAAAAAGTAGAAACCAAAAAGTGAAGATAGAAACCGAATCAAACATAAACTGCTTTGGACAGTAGTCCTAAATATTTCTTCTTATAGGTAGTTGAAAGTGAAGACCAATTCATTGATTGAGATCAAAATAACTTTCATTGGCTCGTTCAGGAATTTATTTTCTGATAGGATGCTTACCCAAAAATGGAAGCAAACATTGGAGTTAAAAAGGTAAGGGAACTGAGCTTTGTCAGGCTACCTGCAATGGATTAGTCTAGTCAAAATTGGCCGTAACAGACAAATTAATAAGGTGTAATGCATTGTTTGACATTCAGAGACCTGAATCTAACCTCTTGTTGCGTTGTAGAAGTAGACACCATAGCTTATGGCACTTCCAAAGATTGAGGTATAGAGCAAAGCCAACAAGTCAGTTGCTGTAAGCTCCATAGAATTCCCACTAAGCACAGGGTCATGATTGAGAATGGAGATAGCCACCAGAGGGAGTCCACCAATAACCATGTGCTGAAATGGAAATATCTGCAGTTAGCACAGTATTTGAGCATCGAAATCATAGGGTACTGTTCTTTGGAAACCTTCTACTCAAACCATTACATTGTTGCCAGTCATGCAACCATTTATTTTCAATGTTAAAAGATAAGTAACCATTCTAATCTTGAATAAACATCAGCTCATTCCAGAGGAGCAAGAAATAAATATAAGGGTTCAACATTGGCAAGAAAACACTTCTGTGTTTAAGAGTGAAGGTCCGCTGAATTTAGTGGGGTCGTCTTCAAATCctagcattttttttttttttaagaaatagTTCAAACAGATATATATTTCTCTTGGTCCAACAATTATGAGCTGATGCTCTTTCCTTTTAGATTGATGAAAAAAGTTTCCAGTTCACTGTTTCATGTTTGCTCACTGAATTGTTTTTGACTTGGCAAGCGAAATCATTTTGTAAGGATTAGAGAATAGCCACACGAGACATTGTCATAAATGGAAAAACCAGAATGTTCACAATAAAATTAAGCTGTAAAAGTGGAATTTATTTTTTGCTACCAAGCATCCAAGTGGTGTTGAAGGATCCTACCACTCAGCAAAGGTTAGAGCCTGCTTTTACATCCGCAAAACgcctcctaacaacacatccaagGTTAATGGCCAACCGACACCCAACCCACCCTACAATTTTCTAGTAGAGGACACTTACTCTAAGGATTAAATTGTCTTGGGTTAGATCTGGGTGCTAAGCTTCTGTCTCGGGTGATGAGATGGGGAGTCAGGGACTCAGGGTCTGAGCTTTAATCCATTTAGAATGATATATTCGTTTCATGGGGAGTCCTCATAAGATGATGCACCACCAACATTGAAGGAAAAAGGAATTTTTGCAGAGGTAAAGAACACACATTTCATGACTGGTTAAAAGAAGTTAAAAGTCCATTCCCTTTTGTCGACCTTAACTTTTGGCAGTGGAACGGTGGTGGGATTTAGGAAAGTGCCACAAATATTTTTCTAATACAGAGAAAGGAAGGAGAATTTTTTTGTTTTGGATAGGAAACGGAGGCAGTTAAGATAAAGAAAGCACACTGCTCGGAAGTTCAGCTTGTAAGACAGACATCCAAAATGGTTGACGAATTTGGAGTAGAAcaaataaatgcaatgcatagaatacAAGTGATAGCAGAACTTACACATCGAACAGGAGGCCTCTTGTCAGTAACTTGATAAGGAATATGACCATCATAGAGCTAACTGGACAGGTTAAGATTATACTAGTGTGAATTACTTTTTATCATGCTAATTTTGGGATTTCTTCCTTCCCATTTAATCTATGAAGTCAAACAACTGCATTTTGCAACAAATGGAACAAAGACCAATTTTATAGCTGCGTACAGTTTGATGACACAACCACTAGTTCTAGATAGCGACCGTGAAAAACCTGATCTAATATTATAAACTTCAAATCAGCAGTGTAGTAATATGACTAACCCATCCAGTAGCCATGATTGGGTCTGAGTATTTAGAAACCCAACGGACCATTACTGTGCCAACAGCCATGCTTTGTGCTGCCAGAAGCATCCACCACTCTCCACTTCCCCATAGTGAAAAGTTGCTATTATCAACTGAAAGAGCAGGTACCTGTACAATTAACTCTGTTATTTGAGAGCAGTAACAGTTAGTACCAAAAAAACAAGGAATAGGATTAATGACTACAAAGTGTTCTCCTAAATTAGATATTGATATTCCCTCCTTTCCTTTTGTTTTATTATGGCTGGGGCTGGAGGAATACTTAAAAACAAATCTACAGTCATGAATTGTTCTACTTTCTTCATAGTACCGGGCCTTATTTacttgttattgttattgcttttcaTCTACTTTCTGGTCCTTATGTTGTTGTTATTACTTCTGTGATTTCTGTTGATGGTACTGATTTATTGTCTCTGTTCGTCTTCTTGAGCCAAGGGTCTTTCGGAACCAGgctctctactccctcggggtaggggtaaggtctgtgtactcactaccctccctagaccccacttgtgggattacactgggttgttgttgttgttgttgaattgttCTACTTTCAACAGGTTAAGATCTAGTACACAcagaaaaaatgaaaagaaatattGCTGCAAACACGttaaaaatcatcttcttcctCTTTGCAGTTAAGAGAGAACTAAAATTACACGTACATAAATGTatacatataaaaaaaaattgaacacATAAGATTCGTCTACATATAACATATAAACGTAGGGAAAATCTTATAAGTACGCTTCTTGGTTCCCTGCAGTACATGTACGGAGAACAACACAAACTGTACAATCAATATATACTATCAACATCATTGTGTCTTCGGATGATAACATAACCAGAAACAAAATTGAGCATCTGCAACATCTAGAATATGGATACCACTTGAAGTTCAACAGTTAATTTGATGGAAGGTAGAGGAACGGGACAGGTCGATTCACTTCAAGGTGAAGTTTTTATATTGCCCtcatgttgtttggcgtgattggAGGAAAAATAAATCAGATTTACTTCATCCTTTCTACAATTGAAGGGGTTTAACATGCTACGTCTTCATTTTTATTCTCTAACCAAATGGCTTTTACATACTCTCCTCCTACCCTTTCTCTTTCACCCCAACCAAAGAGATGTTTATCTACTTATTTGGAAAAAGAACAAACGTTCGTCTACCTAGTCTCCAGTTTACCGTGAATTCCAACAGAATCATGAATTTGGTAAAATCTCTGCTTAACCTTTTAAATTTCTGATCCCCAAAATTTTGTCTTTGGTATCAGATTCTTCACCACtgctttttgacttatttaaggCACACACAACTACCTACCAAAGAAGGACCAATCAGTATTCTGTTAATTATCATCGACTGCCTCTAGAGTGAGGATAAGGCCATTCACAATTATTGTGAAAATAAAAATAGAGATTGGTAATTTTCTGATAATATTACCTCAAGAAGTAAAAGGCCCACCACCCCGAGCACAAGACCTGCAGCTCCAACAAAACCTATGGACTCACCAAATAACAAAGCTGCAAGCACAGCCACTGTCAGAGGCTGTGAATCTATTATCACCTGAAATCACAATAAAATCTTGTCAAAATTAGGTCAACTTATCATTTAAATATCATCAATTACTTTACTTTTCTTTTAGCTGCATGGATTAGTTCAAGAGAATTGCTAATTGATCCTTTACTTACTCTCGACTCTATGTAATTATTTGGTTACACCACTAAAGCTAACAGTCTATTATTAAACATTATTGAATTTAGAAAGGCCAATCAAATGTTCCAAAAAACATGATGAGTGATGTTAAGGAAAACTCAATGCAGTATTAGAGTAGAAATCGTATATAATTAATTGAAATTCATCAGTAAGAAAAGCCCCATTCAAAAGGTTGAATGCTGGAGCATCGGAATTCTATACAGTAGGACAGGTATAAAATATAACATTTCTCTGCTATGGTGCTAAATGCAAAATACAATTATGTACAGCACCTTGAACAGCTTATGGCTTGCAGTTTCGTCTTCGTAAATATTGGTTACAACCTCACAAGGAAAGAATTATACActaataaattccatatgagcCTTAACTTGTTTGGAACTGaggcatagttgttgttgttgtactaaaTTCAATATTGGCATAAGACATCAAACTGCAATGAGAAAGTAAAATTCATCTTACACTGCCTAAGCCAGCAGATGTCCTCTGAAGTCCTTCTGCAAGAAATCCCTGTCCACCATATACATTTAATGAGACACATTGCTGACCCAATGAATAGTACTTTGTGCATCACTGAAAGCTTAACACAATTAACACAGGTAATCGTAGCAGTCGAATCCGGCATCTCATTCCTCCTAGTGGTGAACTAAGCCAACAGAGAAAGAAACGCTAGTTTTTGAAGACTACCTATACCCCTGTTTGTTATTCCCCATTATCAAGTTTATATGGTGTTTGCGATCGTGCTTTATTCTGTAACCACCTAAATCAATAAAATAATCCACTAGGACTCAATCCCAAATTTATGGGGTCAGCCAGGGGCAGAACTACCTGGAAGCAAGGGGGCTCAAAAAATTTACTTATTTATCAATCATCCATGTTTATTAAAAGGGTAGctccggtgcacaaagcatcccgcattcacgcagggtccggggaaCAGCCGCACCCCTATTTATCCATGTTTATTACaagccaaaaataataaaatgcatGATATCTACAAGGGTTGAATTCCGTCCGTGGGGTGAGGCAATATTAAAATTCTATGTCCATTCCCTATTCAGACCTATTTCATTCCAATATGATAAATAAGTCTTATAATTCAGTACACTATCACCAATGTTAGCTTAAGTAAAACTATTGATCAGATACTGAAGAAAGATACCTGAAAACAAGCAGCATCAACAAGAGCAAAGAGTGTAATAGAAAGCCAAGCATTGAACCCAGAGGGGAAATTCCTACCCCTTAAAGCAGCAAAACCAACCAACATGAAACCAGCTGGAATCAACCTAAATGCTGAAACGAAAAAAGGGCCAGTCTTTGGTAAAACCTCCTTCATTGCTACCATAGCTGTACCCCAAAAGAAGAAAGGCGAGATTAGCAAACCCCATTCCCATATTGTCCCAAGCAACTCCAAAGACGACACCCCTTCATCTTTTTCAACATTTTGAAACTTAAAGTTTGAGTCTTTGGACGATTGCTCAGATGGGTTCACTACACACTCCACGTCTAGCCCAGTTCCCACACAGTCTAGTTGTTCTGATGATGATGGTTGCTCTTCAAGACTGGATTCAGTGGCCTTGGTTTTTGAAAAAGAAATGAACTTTTTGCTGCGGGAGTTGAGGTGGAGATGATTCTTGGAAGAAATTCTACGTAGGTGCAGTGATTGTTGAGACCCATTTCGTTTGTGAATAATTGAGTGGTGATGGAACAAATTATGAGGTAAAGAGGAGGTTTTGAAAAGGGAATTTGTTGGATTAAGGTGAGGAGTAGTAGTGAGTGAACAGCAGAGATGACtggtaaaagaagaagaagaagaagatgaaaatggAGACCATGCCATTgttcttctccttttctcttaTAATTAGTATTTTGTTAATTTCAAGTTTCCTGGTTTTATAGTTTCCTCAGAAGGAACAAAAGAGAATCGAAGGAATAAAAAATCATCTGAAAGGAATGGTGAAATTATGATCCACCATACGGAGCGGGTGCACTTTGTGATGGGAGAAATGCATAAATAGCCACTTGGAGGACCCCTGTTTAAGGCATAGCCACATCTTTATAGCAATTTGTAAGTTTAGCCGTTTCAACTTAAAGTCAAAATATTTGaagtttcactttttttttttgtcagAGGGGAAACCCGCAGCCGCTACAACCTCTGCCACAGCCTCTGCCCTTCGGATGAGCACTCTGTGGTGAGCACTTTGTGCGCACTAGGTAAACCTCCCcctgtgtaatagcctgcaaatCACACAGAGGATGTAAATCGCACTAGGCAAGCCATATGTGACAGACTCAACTCAGAAGACATTGAGGGGGAATTCGATCCTAGGTCAATCATATGGATAACCACTCTCCAAACCAACTGGGTAACCCCTTTTTGTCTGAAGTTTTTGTATGAAATTAGTTGCAGCTCCTTCTTTCTCATGCTTCAAGTTTCGACCAGTCCTCCTCAAATCGTCCCCAAAAGCTTCCAAACTTTGAATTTAGCTTCACCCAACTAGTTTCAACAAGCTGGGTGTCTTCACAATTCAAATTGCAAGAGATACAATTATAATATCTAGAAAGTGACACGTGTATTGGGTAAAATTTGCAGCTTACAGGTGTACGTTTCTCAAACAGACACGTGGTAGTGATAATAGGGCGGAGATGAGTCAACAGATAGTTGATACCGGACACAGATATGTGACCGGTATTGTGTAAATTCTGAAGACATAAAGGTCGAGAAAAAGTATCTGAAAATAAGGTACCGGTTGGAAAAAACAACATTAATGGAGCAGTCGTTATAGAAAATCATAGCATTTATTCCCAAATGTTATGCAGTCATCAAGAGGAATTTTTATTTATCTTTAAGAGGCGTGATTTGGGAATCTTGTCTCCTTAGATTTGACtataattagcaatatttgtaCTCATTGAATGGACACGATAAACTATAATTACAAAGGCTATTATTCTTTCTCTCATTCACTTAAGCTTTTTACGGTTGTTATCGAGTTCTAACAGTTACTCTTAGTTTAGGTGGAAATAATCTAAAATCCAAGCTTGTTATTTCTTTAATCATCTctattttatttcctttattctttGTTGTATTATTAGTCAGATCAATTTAATCTACGTGTCTATAAATTACGTTTACAAATTTAACCGTATCTTTTTTGCAAgcaaacagtttggcgtccatcATAGGGCATAGATAATTGTGGTATTATTTTGATCTGTTCATCTTTTACTAACGTGCTTTGAAGTTTTTCTGTTGTAAGCGTAAAACAGATATGGCACACAATAATGTCAACAACTTGCTCAATGTTGGACCAAACAACAACAACGAGCCTGTGGACAATTTTCATGATGGAACTCAATAGGACGATTTAACTAGTGAAACCCATATTGATGGGAATGAATCAACTCCAAATCAGGTGGAAATAAATACTCAACGTGCGAGGAGTCATACGCCTGATGATTTGGATGACCAGCCTGTGGCGTAATACTGTAAAAGTTTTGAGAGCACAACAAAAGGAGATTATGAACCAACTCTCAAGACATGGCCGAATAATGACTGAGCTCCAACAAGCATTATCGGGCTTCAAATAACTCAAATGGTGGAGTTTGATCCCCTCCTGACATACATATAAATCAAACGACTCCAAGAACCGGTAACGTCGCTTCAAGGGAGAAGTTTACATCGAACAACAACCAAGCAGGCGGTGCAGGCAGTAGATCAGGAAATGAAAACAACGCAGACCGATCTTTTCAAGACTAAGCTCATGAGGTGCATGAGAGAAATAAATGCTCGAATGGATCATAATGCTAAAGAGTTTCACGCTCTGATGGATCAAATCCTGGGGGAacctcctgtcacgacccaaaagctGTGATAGGTCGCGATGGAACCTCACATCACCGTTAGAAAAGCCAACAAGTGAACCTACAATTAGTTACccctttttaacttttaaaacaaAAGTTTCCTTTTTAAAAGAACGAAATAAGTAAGATATCATGCATCCGTACATACTCTTTTCTAAAAAAAATCTAGCATGAGAAATACATCAACTGTAGTGACAATAATGATAAGTACAATATTACATAAATGCTAAAagcccccaaaatccggtgccacaagtgcatgagcaatctagagaatatacaaaactaatacaactactgtctgaaaggtAATAGACAGAATAATAaacaaggtagagggagactccAGTGTTGCAGATCTAAGCAaggcaagcagctcaccactaagtctccgtagAAGTGCGGCTATGCGCCCGTGTGACCACTAGTAGTACCTATCTCAATACCTGCATATtcggtgcagaagtgtagcatgagtacagaAAATAAcgcgtaccaagtaagtatctagtctaacctcgaagaagtagtaacgagggatcgatttgacacttactagtgattaaacaataatagaaatacataaagtagacatgaTGAGTATACAACAAGTAGAAAATAAGCAAGTAAAAGTAATTACAGTAATTCCACACATGCGTCTATATCAAATCGCTAAACATGTCATAACCGGCCTTGAATGCGCTAACTCAATTGTTGCCAAACCAAATCCAGTCTCAAAATGCTAGTGGTACTCAgtactgccaaggcgaacgacccgaccCCATTAAAAAAAGTGTtaccatactgccgaggcgaaaatcccgatcccataagagtaatttaattcactgccgaggcaaatggcccgatctcataagagtagagaaatttaGCTCTCTCGCTCAAGTACATGTGAGTCGAGAAGACACGAATCCACAGTTCATCAAATATTTTCCAAGTTTTCCAAAGTAAGAGGCTAAGTCGGTATTTTTATACAAATCCTCAATCTCAATCATAATTAAGAAAATCAATACATAGGATAGGTACAAATAGCACAATTATaggcatgatgtaaatctaagtctacctggacatatcatgaatatagctacgtacgggctctcgtcacctcgtgcgtacgtagttcCCCACAAATAGTAGCACACAACaattaatacacctaaggggataagttccctcttacaaggttaggcatgagacttacctcgattccaagtcccaaatcaaccTCACTTGAACTCCTCAGACGACACCGAGGactccgaaactaaccaaaaaccgCATAAAGTaataaatatatgctcaaaaatttataatttaactattaaactaatttttcaacccaatccgGAAGTCTATAAAAatcacccccaggcccacgtacCTAGATTCTGAAAATtgttgaagataaatattactcatgacctcacgaactcaaatatataatttattcccaattatataataaatttcgtggtcaaattctaTTTTTACCAAACCCTAGCTTTCCGACCAAATCccataatttttactaattttcatgttaaaatctacccataatccatataattaactcaaaaatgggtAGAATTCACTTACCTTGTGATGCTTGATGAAATTTCTCTCAAAAGAGCTCTAAAAACCGGcctaaccaagtgaaaatgaaagaaaatgagtcaaATCCTGTATTAAAAATCGAAGTTGCCCAGGccctctcttcttcgcgatcacggacaaagcatcacgaacgcgaaggacatATCCTCCTAGCTGCCCAGTTACTCATCGTGTTCATGATGCTCAGCTCCCccaacccttcgcgttcgcgaaggcctccTGCCTCACAGCCATCCCCCTTCCtagccttcttcgcgtttgcgatcaagcctacgcgttcgcaaaGGAGGACCAGgtccttctccgcgttcgcgggagcctcctcgcgttcgcgaagagtaaaattgggggCCCTTCAACAGAGTTCTTCACGATCGTGGGACAACTAtctcgatcgcgaagcacactAGCACACCATCACACCAACATTTTCAGCCAAGTTCAAACatgctccgggtggtccgaaacacacccgagccccctgggaccccgtcaaaatgcaccaacaagtccataaacacatTACAGACTTACCCGAAGCCTcggaacacataaaacaacatcggaATCAAGCATTGCACCTCAAaaccttgttaatcatcttctaAGCTTCAAACTCATTTCAACCAACTCTGAATGAgtcgaaacatacttagacaacttggaatgatgccaaatttgacgcacaagtcataaatcaccatacagacctattcccaggctcggaatcccaaacggacctcgattacaccaaagtctactttaaaccaaatttaaagaacttgaaaacctttaatgtgccaactttcaacattaagcgctgaaatacTCCGAGATCACCCggaacccgatccgaacacacacccaagtccaaaattatcatactaacctattggaaccatcaaatcccagttcctaggtcgtttactcaaaatgttgactcaagtcaaacttggccatcttaggccactattaaggaactaagtgttccgatttcaacctgaacccttccaaacccgaaccaaccatccccgcaagtaataaaatagtaaaatcacatacgagaagtcttaattaggggaacatggatctttaaagcaaaatgaccggtcaggtcgttatattctccacctcttaaacaaacgttcgtcctcgaacgggtctagaatcatacatggagtgtcgaataggtgtggatatgtgctccgcatgtcctcctcggtctcccaagtcgcctactcgactggttgacccctccactggataTTTACCTcagaaatcttcttagacctaaactagcgaacctgcctgtcaacaatggcaactagctcctttcataacccaaactctcatctagctgaaccgtgttcTAAtataacacatgcgacctgtagGCATGGTACTTACAGAGaatagacacatggaagaccggatgaactcccgatagactgggaggaaaAGGAAGCTCATAAGCaatctccccaactcgcctcaacacctcaaataggccaataaacctcggactcagcttgcccttctttccaaacctcatgatacccttcatcgatgagactttcaagagaaccttctcgcccaccataaatgataaatcatgcgccttctgatccgcgttactcttctgtttggactgtgctgtgcaaagtcgctcctgaatcaactttaccatcTCCAatgcatccttcactaaatctgtgccatataacctagccttgcCGTgatcaaaccatctgatgggcgaacgacatcgccgaccatataaagcctcaaatggatccatctcgatgctggactgataactgttgttataagcaaacttggccaagAGCAAGAATTTATTCCACTGCTCCCGAAGTCAAtaacacatgctctgagcatatcctccataATCTGAATTGTCCACTCCGATTGCTCGTCAATTTGTGGATGAAAGGTCGTGCCGAGCTCTACTCAGGTACCCAAATCGCTCTCTATTGCTCTTCAGAAATgcaaagtgaactgagggcctctatctgaaatgatggaaacaggcacaccatgcaacagggcaatctcctgaatgtaaatctggggcaacctctctaaagagtaagtagtcactaccggaataaagtgtgccgacttggtcagcctgtcgacaatgacccaaacagcatcaaacttccttaaTGTCCGCGTCAAACCAACCAAGAAGTCCATAGTGAtgagctcccacttccactccggtataaccatctgTTGGAGCAAGCCACCTagcctttggtgctcatatttaacctgctggaaatttagacatctcgctacatactcaactatgtccttcttcatctgctttcaccaataatgctgcctcaggtcgcgataaatattcgtagcacctggatgtataaaataccgagaactgtgtgcttcctctagaatcttctctcTCAAGCCTTCAATGTTAGGAACACATAggtgaccctggagtcgcagaacaccatccttaccgatagtaacctccttggcaccaccctgtagtactgtCTCTCTAAGAACGAACAAGTGCGTATCATCGTACTGAAGAGCCTTGATCCTCTCAagtaatgaagactgagccacaacacatgcaagaaatcgactgggctctgaaatatccaacctcataagtctgttagctaaggactgaatgttcAAAGACAATGGCCTCACCTCTTCCGAAATGAATGcgaa containing:
- the LOC104104781 gene encoding WAT1-related protein At3g02690, chloroplastic, coding for MAWSPFSSSSSSSFTSHLCCSLTTTPHLNPTNSLFKTSSLPHNLFHHHSIIHKRNGSQQSLHLRRISSKNHLHLNSRSKKFISFSKTKATESSLEEQPSSSEQLDCVGTGLDVECVVNPSEQSSKDSNFKFQNVEKDEGVSSLELLGTIWEWGLLISPFFFWGTAMVAMKEVLPKTGPFFVSAFRLIPAGFMLVGFAALRGRNFPSGFNAWLSITLFALVDAACFQGFLAEGLQRTSAGLGSVIIDSQPLTVAVLAALLFGESIGFVGAAGLVLGVVGLLLLEVPALSVDNSNFSLWGSGEWWMLLAAQSMAVGTVMVRWVSKYSDPIMATGWHMVIGGLPLVAISILNHDPVLSGNSMELTATDLLALLYTSIFGSAISYGVYFYNATRGSLTKLSSLTFLTPMFASIFGFLYLDETFTPVQLGGAFVTVAAIYLVNYKSDTK